From the Aphelocoma coerulescens isolate FSJ_1873_10779 chromosome 10, UR_Acoe_1.0, whole genome shotgun sequence genome, one window contains:
- the RGMA gene encoding repulsive guidance molecule A yields the protein MRPPRERIVVKARAGWMGMGRGAGSTALGLFQILPVFLCIFPSVTSPCKILKCNSEFWAATSGSHHLGAEEAPEFCTALRAYAHCTRRTARTCRGDLAYHSAVHGIDDLMVQHNCSKDGPTSQPRLRTLPPGDSQERSDSPEICHYEKSFHKHSAAPNYTHCGLFGDPHLRTFTDTFQTCKVQGAWPLIDNNYLNVQVTNTAVLPGSSATATSKLTIIFKSFQECVDQKVYQAEMDELPAAFVDGSKNGGDKHGANSLKITEKVSGQHIEIQAKYIGTTIVVRQVGRYLTFAVRMPEEVVNAVEDQDSQGLYLCLRGCPLNQQIDFQTIRSAQATEGRARRKGPSLPAPPEAFTYETATAKCREKLPVEDLYFQSCVFDLLTTGDVNFMLAAYYAFEDVKMLHSNKDKLHLYERTRDLTPGNTAPTGTHPTLWVALLCLCWLCLL from the exons TGACATCTCCATGCAAGATCCTCAAGTGCAACTCTGAGTTCTGGGCGGCCACGTCGGGCTCGCACCACCTGGGCGCGGAGGAGGCGCCGGAGTTCTGCACGGCGCTGCGGGCCTACGCGCACTGCACCCGCCGCACCGCGCGCACCTGCAGGGGCGACCTGGCCTACCACTCGGCCGTGCATGGCATAGACGATCTCATGGTGCAGCACAACTGCTCCAAGGATGGCCCCACGTCCCAGCCCCGCCTCCGGACATTGCCCCCCGGGGACAGCCAGGAGCGCTCCGACAGCCCCGAGATCTGCCACTATGAGAAGAGCTTTCACAAACACTCGGCCGCCCCCAACTACACCCACTGCGGGCTCTTTGGGGACCCCCACCTCAGGACTTTCACGGACACTTTCCAGACCTGCAAGGTGCAGGGGGCTTGGCCGCTCATAGACAATAACTACCTGAACGTGCAGGTCACCAACACGGCGGTGCTGCCTGGCTCCTCGGCCACCGCCACCAGCAAG CTCACCATCATCTTCAAGAGCTTCCAGGAGTGTGTGGATCAGAAAGTGTACCAGGCAGAGATGGACGAGCTCCCCGCTGCCTTTGTAGACGGCTCCAAGAACGGAGGGGACAAGCACGGAGCCAACAGCCTGAAGATCACAGAGAAGGTGTCGGGCCAGCACATCGAGATCCAGGCCAAGTACATCGGCACCACCATTGTGGTGAGGCAGGTGGGGCGGTACCTCACCTTCGCCGTGCGCATGCCGGAGGAGGTGGTCAACGCCGTGGAGGACCAGGACAGTCAGGGCCTCTACCTGTGCCTCCGTGGTTGTCCACTCAACCAACAGATTGACTTCCAGACCATCCGCTCGGCTCAGGCCACGGAGGGTCGTGCCCGTAGGAAGGGGCCCAGCCTGCCGGCCCCGCCCGAGGCCTTCACCTACGAAACAGCCACGgccaagtgcagggaaaagctgcCCGTGGAGGACCTCTACTTCCAGTCCTGTGTCTTCGACCTCCTCACCACGGGAGATGTCAACTTCATGCTGGCTGCTTACTATGCCTTTGAGGACGTGAAGATGCTTCACTCCAACAAAGACAAGCTGCACCTCTATGAAAGGACACGGGACCTGACCCCGGGTAACACGGCTCCCACGGGAACACATCCCACCCTCTGGGTAGCACTGCTGTGTTTGTGTTGGTTGTGCTTGTTATAG